One window from the genome of Cricetulus griseus strain 17A/GY chromosome 2, alternate assembly CriGri-PICRH-1.0, whole genome shotgun sequence encodes:
- the Ebna1bp2 gene encoding probable rRNA-processing protein EBP2: MDTPPLSDSDAESEESLVSDRELQDAFSRGLLKPGLNVVLERPKKAVNDVNGLKQCLAEFRRDLEWVERLDVTLGPVPEVSETQPTPQNKDQKKGVNPEDDFQREMSFYRQAQAAVLAVLPRLHQLQVPTKRPTDYFAEMAKSDQQMQKIRQKLQTKQAAMEKSEKAKQLRALRKYGKKVQTEVLQKRQREKAHMMNAIKKYQKGFSDKLDFLEGDQRPNERGAKAKAKGQQMSKGPNAKRRYKNQKFGFGGKKKGSKWNTRESYDDVSSFRAKVAHGKGPRKPGKKGANKRPGKRTRQKMKSKTR; encoded by the exons ATGGACACCCCTCCGCTCTCAGACTCGGACGCGGAGTCGGAAGAGTCCCTGGTCTCAGACCGGGAG TTGCAGGATGCATTTTCCCGAGGACTCCTGAAGCCAGGCCTCAACGTTGTGCTAGAGAGGCCGAAGAAGGCGGTGAATGACGTG AATGGCCTGAAACAGTGTTTGGCTGAATTCAGACGGGATCTGGAGTGGGTTGAAAGGCTCGATGTGACCCTGGGTCCAGTGCCAGAAGTCAGTGAAACTCAGCCAACCCCCCAGAACAAGGACCAGAAGAAAGGTGTTAATCCAGAAGACGACTTCCAGAGGGaaatgagttt CTACCGCCAGGCCCAGGCTGCAGTGCTTGCAGTATTACCCCGGCTCCATCAGCTCCAAGTCCCCACCAAGCGACCCACAGATTATTTTGCAGAAATGGCCAAGTCTGACCAGCAGATGCAAAAG ATTCGACAGAAGCTGCAGACTAAACAGGCTGCCATGGAGAAATCTGAAAAGGCCAAGCAACTTCGAGCGCTTAGGAAGTATGGAAAGAAG GTGCAGACTGAGGTCCTTCAGAAGAGGCAACGGGAGAAAGCACATATGATGAATGCCATCAAGAAATACCAGAAAG GCTTCTCTGATAAACTGGATTTCCTTGAGGGGGACCAGAGGCCTAACGAACGAGGTGCAAAGGCAAAAGCTAAGGGCCAGCAGATGAGTAAAGG GCCCAATGCCAAACGACGGTACAAAAACCAGAAGTTTGGTTTtggtggaaagaagaaaggctcCAAATGGAACACTCGTGAGAGCTATGATGACGTCTCCAGCTTCCGAGCCAAGGTGGCCCACGGCAAGGGCCCCAGGAAGCCTGGGAAGAAAGGGGCAAAT AAGCGACCAGGAAAAAgaacaagacagaaaatgaagagcAAAACCCGCTAA